The following is a genomic window from Leptospira wolbachii serovar Codice str. CDC.
TATTTTCATGCACTTAAAAATGGTTTAGAACTCTATGCTGCATGATGACCCAGGTTCTCCAGAAGCTTGGCTTATTCATGCAAAAAGCGATTTACTCCTGGCTAAACTTGGGGATAAAAATGATATTTTACTAAATCAACTTTGTTTTCATGCTCAACAAACTGCTGAAAAATCTTTAAAAGCTGTTTTGATAAAAGAGAATGTGGAATTTCTATTTACTCACAATATTAAAACTCTAATGCTTTCATTGCCAGATCGAATTGAAAAACCTAGTTTCTTTGATGAACTTGCAATTTTAACCGATTATGCAGTCTCTACTAGATATCCCGGTGATTATGAAGAAATTCTTAATGCTGAATATGAAAAGGCCATTGAATTAGCTGAACTTGTTTTTAATTGGGCTAGTAATCTAATAAAAAAATAAATTTTATAAATGGTCAACTACGCATAACAGCGACTTACCGCTACGCTTCGGCACAAGGCCTCGCTCGGCCTACGGCAAATTCCCTTTCTGTCACTCGTTTGCATCCGCAAACTCCGTGCCAGTCCCTAACGTCCCGTCCGGGACTCAGGGTCAGGGAACTTCGGTAAGTCTAGTTCGTTAATTGCAATAGGTTAAATCATATAAAAAAAAAGCGCGAAAATTTTCTTTAGAAAGGGTTGAGGAATTAATATATTACTGCCTTTTAGTAGTGGAAACTCTCTCCAAATAATCTTTTATCAAGCTGTGATTTGCTAAAGATTTATATTTTTCTATTAAACGAAGAAAGATGAGTTTTTAATTCGCTAGTTCCAATATAAATTTATAAGAAAAGAAAGATTCGGATCGAAAATTTTCGCGCTTGATGAGATTTCCCTTTCGACAATTATTTTTATCTGCAGAAACCTACTGCAATTAACATCCGCTAACCACTTCGCTTCGGCACTCACGGCCTCGCTCGGTCTGCGACACATAGGCTTCTGGCACTCCCCTTGCCTGCGCAAGTGTCGTTCCAGTCCCTAACGTCCCGTTGGGACTCAGGGCCAGCCTACGTCGGTTAGCTAGTTCGTTATACGCTATTTGAAAAATCATGAATAAGAAACCGTTATTTCTAGTTGCCCCTTTCATAAATGCATCTGATCAAGTATTATTATTGAAAGATACCTTAGCCGTTGAAATCAATACGCTAAATTTTATAGATGTCCAAAAATTCTTTTACACTTTATCCGGTAGAGATAGATTTTTTGAAATCGGCCATTATTTTTCTACAGCTGAAGATCACTATTATTATTTATACGTTGAACTTCCAAACTCAGAAGTAGAATGCAACGATTCAGGAATACCGATTTCCAGTATTCGTTGGCCTAGTAAACTAATAGATGATGCAAAGAAAATAAGTAGTGATATAAATTCAAAAATATCCTATATCAATATAATTAGTTCTGGATATATAAAAGTTCCTGAATTCCATATTGCTTACCTAACGAATGACAACAACACATATAAAGCAATTGCTCATCTAGGTGGACAAATTGGATTTGTAACTAATGAAAAATTCAAATTGGAATATCCCAATCTTCTAAATTTAATAAAAAATATTGATAAATTGGATATTCCGAGTTATATTAACTCTTCTAGAAATTATTTAGATTTATCATACTATCTAAATGATAATATGCGTTTTTTAAGTATACTAATTGCTTTTGAAATATTATTCAATACAGGAAAAGATCAAATAAGCTATACTTTGGCTAGATGCACAGCGGTTCTAATCGGAGAAACACCAGAAGAATCACAAGCAATATTCGAGAAAATGAAAAAAGCATATAATCTTCGATCAAAACTAGTTCATAACGGCGAGGTAGATTTCTATGAAATTCTCGAATATACTAAGATCACTACAAAATATCTGAAAAGAGTAATATCCTCTTTACTTGGAAAATTTCCAGAAAAAAAAGATTTATTTTCAAAGCTAAATGCCATTGGATTTGGTGACTCACCTTATAAACTTTCAAACAGCGTATAACAGCGGGGAAACGCTTCGCTTCGGCACGAGGCCTCGCTTGGGCTGCGCCACATTCCTCTCCGTCACGCTTCTCGCTACGCAAGAAGACGCGCCGACGCTAACGCCTACTACGTAGGCTCAGCAACGAGGAACGTCGTCTCCCCTAGTTCGTTATACGCCATTAAGGAAAAAAAATGAAAAAATATAAACGTCCAATACTTGATAATTTCTATAATAGGAAAATCACCAATCTTTATAAATATAGAGAATTAAATGAATACACTGAGCGTCTTATATTTAATAGAGAGCTTTATTTTTCCAGTCCAAATGATTTTAACGATCCTTTCGATTGCCAATCCGTAACAATTTACCGTGGTAATTATCAAAAGTGGAAAAACTTTTTTAGTCAATCCGGTATACCAGCACAAACATCCGAACAGCTAGCCTTGCAAAATGCCGACAGAGATATCAGTGAAGACCAATTACCTTTAAGTAGTACCGCAGGCGACATTAATAGAATATTTTGTTTCTCGAAGTCTAATAATGTAATTCCTCTTTGGAGTCATTATGCAAATAACCATCAAGGTTTGTGTGTAAGCTTTAAAGTATTGAATGATAAAGGAGCTATTGGACTGCAATTAGAAGATGGTCAACTTAATACAGGCATTCCTATCTTAAATAATATAATAATTGCAAACCGTGTATTATACGGAAAAAAAATGCCGCAACCTTGGCTTAGATGGCAAGATGACCCTAGCTATATATATAATTTTTTTCAAAATAAGCATAATTCATGGAAATATGAAGAAGAGTATAGAGCCTTAACATTAGATAGTTATATGATTAAACATAAAAATATATTGATCGCAGCCAAAGGAACCATTGATGCAATATATTTAGGTGCAAAAATTCCTGTTATTGACCGAAATAAATATTTACAAAAAATAAAAATATACAATTCAAATAATATCGAAAAAATCAAGGTTTATCAGATGATTGCAGATAAAAAATCATACAAATTAAAACCAGAGCAAGTAACTCCTTAACGGCGTATAACAGCGCCTTAACGCTTCGCTTCGGCACGAGGCCTCGCTCGGTCTGCGACACATAGGCTTCTGGCACTCCCCTTGCAGTCGCAAGTGTCGTTCCAGTCCCTAACGTCCCGTTGGGACTCAGGGTCAGCCTACGTCGTTAAGGCTAGTTCGTTACACGCAATTTCCGAAAAACTTAACAGAAGAATGAAGAAAAAAAGGGTTTTCCGCTTAATCAATCTAATTAGTGAATAAGAAATACATAAGAGAAAGACAAAAAGAAATTAAGAAACAAGATAATTTCAAAGAGACTGTCGAAAACTTTTTCCCTTAACTTTGCCTTTCTAATCTTTTGCTCTTATTCAAATACGATTGTGCAATTGAATACACTTGCGTTTGCCTTACTTGGGATTTTAAGCGGAAAACAAAATTTACGGTAATAAGAAAGGAAAGAATTAGAAACTTAAGAAAAATGCAAGAAACGAAGAAAAAAAGAAATTCATCAGGTCTATTCTTTCCTTTCTAGAAAAATCTCTTCTTTACTTTCGGAAACTGCGTGTAACAGCGGGGAAACGCTGCGCTTCGGCACAAGGCCTCGCTTGGTCTCCGACACATTTCCCTCTGGCACTCCTCTTGCTTGCGCAAGCGTCGTTCCAGTCCCTAACGTCCCTCCGGGACTCAGGGTCGGGAAACGTCGTATCCCCTAGTTCGTTATATGCAATAAACCAAATACAATCTTTTATGAAAAATCTAAAAAATCTAAAAAATCTAATAATAATAGTTTCATTTCAAATTTCTTGTTCAACACCAAACGAAACGAAAATCAACAATACTGATCTAAAGGATACATCTAAAGAAAATGTAACAATAGAAATTAATTTTACCAAATTAACTGAAGTAACAAAGGAAATTGAAATAAATCTCCAAACAATTGATTATATTTCAAAGGATGACTTTAAATTTGGATCAAAATTTAAATTTAGCGAAAATATCAATGGTAATAAACTTAAAATAGAAATACCAAAAGGAAAATATGTAGGATCAATTGGAGTCAAAGTATCCAACACAACACCTTTTTACTCAAATCTAAGTGGTTTGCATACCGTATATTTTGGAATAAACGAAAAAAGAAGTAAAGAAAACATAATAAATGAAAAATGTAATTCAATAGAATCTTACAGTCTCAGAAAATTGAAGTATTCTAAAAACTCAAATTTTTGTGATGATCTCGATGTATCAAACAAAAAGTATTCAATTAATTTCATTTCTGATAAAAAAATAGATTTCAATCCTACTAGAACTTTAACATTTACATATGTCGGTGTTTCTATTGGTTTAGCGAAATTATTTCAACATTACCAACTTGCTCCAATTCTTTTGATTAGTGGATACTTCGGATTCATTCAAAATGATATAGAGATTAAATCAGAAATTTTGGAAGAAGCTTTATAAAATGGTTTACTGCATATAACAGCGACTTACCGCTACGCTTCGGCACGAGGCCTCGCTCGGCCTCCGGCAAATTCCCCTTCTGGCATTCGCCTTGCTTACGCAAGCTACATGCCAGTCCCTAACGTCCCGTTGGGACTCAGGGTCGGGGAACTTCGGTAAGTCTAGTTCGTTAATTGCAATTTCTGAAAAATTTAGTGGAAGAATGAAGAAAAAATGTTTTCCGCTTAATTAAGCTAAGCAGTGAATAAGAAATAAAAAAGAGAAAAACAAAAGAAATTAAGAAAGAAGAAAATTTCAAAGAGATTGTCGAAAACTTTTTCCCTTAACTTTGTCTTTCTAATCTTTTACGCTTTTTCAAATACGTTTGTGCAATTGAATACACTTGCGTTTGCCTTACTTGGGATTTTAAGCGGAAAACAAGATTTACGGTAATAAGAAAGGAAAGAATAAGAAACTTAAGAAAAAAGCAAGAAACGAAGAAAAAGAGAAATTCATCAGTTCAATTCTTTCCTTTCTGCAAATATCGCTTCTTTACTTTCAGAAACTGCAATTAACAGCGGCTTCTCGCTTCGCTGCGGGACTTGCGCCCTTGCTCGGCCTACGGCAAATTTCCCGCGATTCCTAACGCCTCCAAGAGGCTCAGGGCGGGAAACTTCGGGAAGCCTAGTTCGTTATATGCAATTGGCCAAAAATATTCTATGAATTTACAAATAATGAAAAAGTGGGGATTCTTAAGAGAAACGGCGGATTTAGCAAAAAAATCTGGAATAGATAAAGACACTGGTTTACACCGAACTGGTCTCGATGAATATCTTACAGTTATCTTTCCTGACAATCATGACTGGATACATGATAAAACTCTCGGAGAAATCGACGGAATCAAATATAGAAGCAGACCAGACTATAGGAGTGAATCTTTAAAAATCGTTATTGAATTTGATGGACTTCAGCATTATACAAAACCTGATATTATCGAAAAAGATTTAAAAAATACAATTCTATATAAAAGTCTCGGTTATAAAGTTGTGCGGATACCTTACTTTATTCAGCTATCTAATAAAGCTGTAAAAACATTATTTGAAATAAATGTAGCAGAAACTCTTTTTGATGAAAAAATTCCTTCTTTAGGTGTAAAAGGATTAAACACTCCTGCTTACCTATGTCCCGCTGGTTTAAAAAGAATGGCAGATGATTTCAAGAAATTTCCAGAACAATACATCACAAACATTGAATTTCTTAGGAAGCAAAACGATCCTATTCGAACAGGCGTACATTTTTTAGAGAGAGAGTACAATCTGACCAATAATTAGATATGAATAAATGGAAAATTCCAATAGAATTGGAAAACGAAATTAGAAAACGAGATATATTTTGCGTTTATTGCAATGTAATGCTGGATGAGAAGGTACCTAAAGGTAAATCTCGCAAAAATGCTGCCACATGGGAACACATTATCAATGATGCTACAATAATTAATTTTGACAACATTGCAAGATGCTGTTCAGCTTGCAATTCAAGCAAAGGTACTAAAAAATTAGCTGATTGGATTAAATCAGAATATTGCAAAAAGAATAATATAAACATTAACACTGTAGCACCAATAATTAAGAAAGCGCTAAGAATAATAAATTAATGAAATGGCCAACTGCATATAACAGCAACTTACCGCTACGCTTCGGCACAAGGCCTCGCTCGGCCTGCGGCAAATTCCCCTTCTGGCATTCGCCTTGCTTGCGCAAGCTACATGCCAGTCCCTAACGTCCCGTCGGGACTCAGGGTCGGGGAACTTCGGTAAGTCTTGTTCGTTATGCGAACAGTCGTGAAAATCTCTCCTAACCTAAAAATGACAGAAATAACCATTTGACAAATACAGCCCAAATGCTGTATTGTTACTTGTGACGGGAAAAGAATTAATAAAGATTCTAAAGAAAGACGGTTGGGAATTAGATAGAATCACTGGATCGCACCATATCCTTAAGAAAAAAGACAAAACACTCTCGGTTCCGGTTCATAGTAACCGAGACATTCCAACTGGAACTATGAATGCAATACTTAAACAGGCAGGACTCAAATGAAAATATCTTATCCAGCTATTATTAAATACAGTTCAAAAGATAAAGTCTTCAATGTTGAATTTCCTGATTTACCAGGATGCTTTACTTTTGGCGAAAATGAAAATGAAGCTATTTTAAATGCTCAAGAAGCTTTAACAGGTTATTTAGAATCTATCGACTCTAGAAAATTAAATATTCCTGAACCCTCAAAGTTGAAAGGAAAGGACATCAAATTCATTACTCCTGAAAAAAATGTCTCTTTTGCTATCTGGCTTAAGAAAAGTAGAGAAAAACAAGGCTTAAGTCAAAAGCAAATTGCTCAAAAACTCAATATTGCTTATCAAACTTATCAAAAGTTCGAAGACCCGCATAAATCTAATCCTACCTTAAAAACGATAATAAGATTAGAAGAAGTTTTTCACGAAAATCTGATTAGTGTTTAGCACGAACGTCGCATAACAGCATGGAAACGCTGCGCTTCGGCACAAGGCCTCGCTTGGGCTACGCCACATTCCCCTTCTGGCACTCGCTTGCATAGGCAAGCTACGTGACCAGTCCCTAACGTCCCGTTGGGACTCAGGGTCGGGGAACGTCGTCTCCACTATTTCGTTATACGCAAGTTTGAATAAACAAATATAAAACCGGAAATAATATGAAATTAGTTTTTACATCTATCGACTATAGTAAAATAAAAATCATCGAATCAGCATTATTAGCAAATGGAATAAAACCTATCTTAAAGGGTGAAGATTTAGATGTCTTAAATGGAATTATTCCTAGAAATTCGAATTTACTAGAATTATATGTAGAAGAGAGTGAATTTGAAGATGCATTATCAATAATAGATAATGGAAAAATTCCAGGAAA
Proteins encoded in this region:
- a CDS encoding HEPN domain-containing protein; amino-acid sequence: MLHDDPGSPEAWLIHAKSDLLLAKLGDKNDILLNQLCFHAQQTAEKSLKAVLIKENVEFLFTHNIKTLMLSLPDRIEKPSFFDELAILTDYAVSTRYPGDYEEILNAEYEKAIELAELVFNWASNLIKK
- a CDS encoding HEPN domain-containing protein, which codes for MNKKPLFLVAPFINASDQVLLLKDTLAVEINTLNFIDVQKFFYTLSGRDRFFEIGHYFSTAEDHYYYLYVELPNSEVECNDSGIPISSIRWPSKLIDDAKKISSDINSKISYINIISSGYIKVPEFHIAYLTNDNNTYKAIAHLGGQIGFVTNEKFKLEYPNLLNLIKNIDKLDIPSYINSSRNYLDLSYYLNDNMRFLSILIAFEILFNTGKDQISYTLARCTAVLIGETPEESQAIFEKMKKAYNLRSKLVHNGEVDFYEILEYTKITTKYLKRVISSLLGKFPEKKDLFSKLNAIGFGDSPYKLSNSV
- a CDS encoding DUF2971 domain-containing protein, with the protein product MKKYKRPILDNFYNRKITNLYKYRELNEYTERLIFNRELYFSSPNDFNDPFDCQSVTIYRGNYQKWKNFFSQSGIPAQTSEQLALQNADRDISEDQLPLSSTAGDINRIFCFSKSNNVIPLWSHYANNHQGLCVSFKVLNDKGAIGLQLEDGQLNTGIPILNNIIIANRVLYGKKMPQPWLRWQDDPSYIYNFFQNKHNSWKYEEEYRALTLDSYMIKHKNILIAAKGTIDAIYLGAKIPVIDRNKYLQKIKIYNSNNIEKIKVYQMIADKKSYKLKPEQVTP
- a CDS encoding DUF559 domain-containing protein gives rise to the protein MNLQIMKKWGFLRETADLAKKSGIDKDTGLHRTGLDEYLTVIFPDNHDWIHDKTLGEIDGIKYRSRPDYRSESLKIVIEFDGLQHYTKPDIIEKDLKNTILYKSLGYKVVRIPYFIQLSNKAVKTLFEINVAETLFDEKIPSLGVKGLNTPAYLCPAGLKRMADDFKKFPEQYITNIEFLRKQNDPIRTGVHFLEREYNLTNN
- a CDS encoding type II toxin-antitoxin system HicA family toxin — encoded protein: MTGKELIKILKKDGWELDRITGSHHILKKKDKTLSVPVHSNRDIPTGTMNAILKQAGLK
- a CDS encoding type II toxin-antitoxin system HicB family antitoxin is translated as MKISYPAIIKYSSKDKVFNVEFPDLPGCFTFGENENEAILNAQEALTGYLESIDSRKLNIPEPSKLKGKDIKFITPEKNVSFAIWLKKSREKQGLSQKQIAQKLNIAYQTYQKFEDPHKSNPTLKTIIRLEEVFHENLISV